TTTTCAGACCCCGGGCCATGACCACAAACCGCTCGGCAATGTCAAAGGCGTGGTAGAGATTATGGGTGATGAAAACCACCGAGACCTTCTCCCGCTGGAGCTGACGAACAAACTCCAGTACTTCTTCGACTTCCTTGACCGAAAGGGCCACAGTGGGCTCATCCAGGATGACGAGCTTAGCCTTAAAATGGAGAGCCCGGGCAATCGCCACTCCCTGACGTTCACCACCCGAGAGGGTGACCACCGGCAGTTCCGGAGAGCGAAGCCGTAACCCTAAATTTTCCAGAGCTTTCATGCTCTCTTCGTCCATGGCTTTCCGGTCCATGATGCCTAACTTTTTCACCGGTTCCCGTCCCATGAAAATGTTGCGAGCAATGCTCAAATTAGGCGCTAGAGCTTGTTCCTGATAGACCGTCTCAATTCCTAAATTCCGGGCATCCCGGGGAGAACGGATTTTCACCTTTTGTCCTT
This portion of the Atribacterota bacterium genome encodes:
- a CDS encoding ATP-binding cassette domain-containing protein, encoding MDVGDGTLVKMVGIHKWFGRVYALRGVDFEVRRGETVGLIGDNGAGKSTLIKILSGYHQADQGEIYFEGQKVKIRSPRDARNLGIETVYQEQALAPNLSIARNIFMGREPVKKLGIMDRKAMDEESMKALENLGLRLRSPELPVVTLSGGERQGVAIARALHFKAKLVILDEPTVALSVKEVEEVLEFVRQLQREKVSVVFITHNLYHAFDIAERFVVMARGLKMADVKKEETSPQGLSELVLKSAFVAI